GTCTTTGTACTAATCTTGCTAGCCTTGGCTACATAGTCAAACTTGCTGACTACGACTACAAATAACTGATGATAGCATCTATATTTTGGGTCGTGTCAATGCTCCGCACCCATAGAGATTCCTCGTCGGTAAAGCTTTCCGCTTTATCAATTTGAGCCTGTAGCAAATCTGCAGTGGCATCGGAAATGTCGTCGGTACGATTTTTTAAACGTGTTTCTAGGAGTGAAGTGGGCGCTTGGCAATACAAAATTTGATAGGGTAACTCTGCTGCCTGACAAGCCTCAATCACTTTTTGTCGTTGAGCTGTACGGTCAAATTTAGCATCAAGAATAACCGTAAAGCCCTGCTGCGCTAAGAGTATGCCGAGTTCGGTTAAGCGAGCATAGGTTTTTTCGTTCATCTCTTGACTGTAAAGACTGTTGTCACCTGTGGCATCGAGAGCAATGCCTGCTAGGTGTTTGCGTAGGGCATCAGAACGGATTTGAATGGCATTCCAGATGCGGGCACAGCGTCTTGCAACAGTGGATTTCCCGGAACCAGATAGGCCAGACATCATGACAACTTTACCCTTCGGAAGCTGGGTATATTGCCAGGCTAGTTCGTAGTATTCAGAGGCTGTTTTGGCTGCTGCTTGTTTGGCTTCTGCGGCGATCGCCGCATCATCCAGAAGAAAAGATGTCACCTTCGCCCGCACATAGGCTTGGCGGCTTAAATAAAGGGGCAGCACCTGTAATCCTTCCCAGTCCCCTGTTTCCTCGACATAGGTATTGAGAAAAGCATTCCCTAATTTTTGAGCACCACGGGCATCGAGATCCATTACAGTAAAGGCAACATCGTACATCGTATCGACGAAGCGAAATGGCTCATTAAATTCGATGCGGTCAAACAGCTGAATTTTGTCCTGCCACAAACAAATATTGCGCAGATGAAGATCGCCATGGCATTCACGAATTTTGTTTTGGTCGCGGCGACTGGCAAAAATATCTTCACGGCTAGCAAAGAAATTATCAGTAAAGTCCTTCGTTTGCTCAAAACGCTCTTGGGTTTGCACCCGGCCAATGTAGCCTGCTGTTTGGGCATAATTTTCGTCGATCGCCTGACGAATTTTGGCAATTTCCCCAAAACCGCGAATGTAGTCGTTGGTGCGAGTTGTGCCGTGGAATGCCGCCACCGCTTTTCCGAGCTGCACCATATTCTCCTCAACGAGGGTTCCCGCCTGAAACATACCGCTGAGTAATGCCTCTTGGGGAAATTGACGCATCTTGACGGCATACTCAACCACTTCCCCCTGACCATCAATGGCATAGTCTTTACCGTCGTAGGTAATGGACACCACATTTAAGT
The genomic region above belongs to [Limnothrix rosea] IAM M-220 and contains:
- a CDS encoding AAA family ATPase, with the protein product MSHTIEALISTLQTPDIYPHKVTGNIELVQTHVSYVLLTGDYAYKLKKSVNFGFLDFSTLEKRQHFCEVELRLNSELTKDVYLNVVSITYDGKDYAIDGQGEVVEYAVKMRQFPQEALLSGMFQAGTLVEENMVQLGKAVAAFHGTTRTNDYIRGFGEIAKIRQAIDENYAQTAGYIGRVQTQERFEQTKDFTDNFFASREDIFASRRDQNKIRECHGDLHLRNICLWQDKIQLFDRIEFNEPFRFVDTMYDVAFTVMDLDARGAQKLGNAFLNTYVEETGDWEGLQVLPLYLSRQAYVRAKVTSFLLDDAAIAAEAKQAAAKTASEYYELAWQYTQLPKGKVVMMSGLSGSGKSTVARRCARIWNAIQIRSDALRKHLAGIALDATGDNSLYSQEMNEKTYARLTELGILLAQQGFTVILDAKFDRTAQRQKVIEACQAAELPYQILYCQAPTSLLETRLKNRTDDISDATADLLQAQIDKAESFTDEESLWVRSIDTTQNIDAIISYL